AGCGGCACTGCGGCAGCGCCCGCACCCGCAACCGCACCGGCCGCACCCGCGAAAGCTGCCAGCACGCCTCCGCCGCCGGGTATCCCGGTAGCCGATAACCCGGCCAACCGGACCAAACTGTGCGACCAGTTGCGCAAGAACATGGACGTGCTCGGCAAGGACCAGGTCGTCTCCGTGGACGACGGCAAGGGCGGCACCCAGCCGCTCGACGACGCCGGCAAGAAGCGCCAGGTGGAAACCACCCAGGCCCAGATGACGCTTTACTGCAAATAGATGCCAGGCGCGGGGCCGGGCTTGCACCTATAATCGTCCGTTCACTCCCGACGAATCGCCCGCATGCGCCTCAGCCAGTTCCATCTCGCCACCGTCAAGGAAGTTCCCGCCGACGCGGAAATCGCCAGCCACCAGCTGATGCTGCGCGCCGGCATGATCCGCAAGCTGGCGTCCGGCCTGTACACCTGGTCGCCGCTGGGCCTGCGCATCATGCGCAAGGTGGAAGCCATCGTGCGCGAGGAAATGGTCCGCGCCGGCGCCATCGAGGTCCTGATGCCCTCGGTGCAGCCACGCGAGTTGTGGGAAGAGACGGGCCGCTGGGAGAAGTTCGGCGGCCAGCTGCTTAAGATCAAGGATCGCAAGGAGCAGGAGTTCTGCTACGGCCCCACGCACGAGGAAGTCATCACCGATTTCGCGCGCAACGAGCTGAAAAGCTACAAGCAACTGCCGCTCAACTTTTTCCAGATCCAGACCAAGTTCCGTGACGAGATCCGCCCCCGCTTCGGCGTGATGCGCGCGCGCGAGTTCCTGATGAAGGATGCCTATTCCTTCCACCTCACGCCGGAATCGCTGGGCGACACCTACAAGGTGATGTACGACGCCTATTCGCGCATCTTCACCCGCCTGGGCCTCACCTTCCGCGCCGTGGATGCCGACACCGGTGCCATCGGCGGCAGCGCCAGCCACGAATTCCAGGTCATCGCCGACTCGGGCGAGGATGCCATCGCGTTCTCCGACGGTTCGTCCTACGCGGCCAACATCGAGAAAGCCGAAGCCATGGCGCCCGGCATCGAGCGTCCGCTGCCGTCCGCCGAACTGGTGCGCGTCGCCACGCCGACCCAGCGCACCATCGAGGAGATCACGGCGTTTCTCGGCGTGCCCGCGGCGCAGACGGTCAAGACGATCCTCGTACGCGGCGTGGAAGGCCTGGTCGCGCTGGTGGTGCGTGGCGATCACGACATCAACGAAGTGAAGGCGGCCCACCTGCCCGAGCTGCCCGACACCTCCGAACTGGCCAGCGAGGCGGATATCCTCGCCGCGATCGGCACGCGCGCCGGCTTCATCGGCCCGGTCGGCCTGCCCGACACCATCCCGGTCATCGTCGACCGCAGCGCCGCAGTGCTGGCGGATTTCGTCTGCGGCGGCAACCAGGACGGCACCCATTACACCGGCGCCAACTGGCAGCGCGACGCACGGATCAACCGCGTGGCCGACATCCGCAAGGTGGTCGACGGCGACACCTCGCCGGATGGCCACGGCACGCTGCGCCTGGCCCGCGGCATCGAGGTCGGCCACATCTTCCAGCTCGGCCAGAAATACGCCGAGGCCATGGGCGCCCGCGTACTCGACAACAACGGCAAGATGGCCACCATGTACATGGGCTGCTACGGCATCGGCGTCAGCCGTATCGTCGCCGCGGCGATCGAACAGCGCCACGACGACGCCGGCATGATCTGGACCGACGCCATGGCGCCGTGGCGCGTGGCCGTCTGCATCATCAACCCGAAGAACGATCCGCTCGTCACCGAAGCGGCCGAGTCGCTCTACCAGACGCTGTCACAGGCGGGCGTGGATGCCGTGCTGGACGATCGCGGCCTGCGTCCCGGCCCGATGTTCGCGGACATGGAGCTGATCGGCATCCCGCACCGCGTGGTGGTCAGCGGACGCGGCCTGGAAGCCGGCACCTTCGAATACCGCGCGCGCACGGATGCCGAAGCCCGCAACATCACCCGCGACGACCTGCTGGCGCTGCTCAACCCCTGAGCAGGCCGTAACGCCCCGTGTAGGAGCGCGCGCTCGCGCGCGACATGTGTTGAGGCCGCCCCCCGGAGCTGGCGCGCCAGCCCAACGGTTATCGCGAAACGATGTCGCGCGCGAACGCGCGCTCCTACATGTCGGGGCCCCGGCGCATCGCACCCTCAGCGATATCGCATCATTGCACCGCCCTATTGATCGCCTTCGCATAATCCGCCGTGGTCCGGCCCGACGCCGAACACTTCTGGATATCGTCGTACAGCCACATGAAGCCGCCCGGGATACCGGCGCTCTGCTTCCACGCCGCCATCTTCGATTGCACGGTCGCCGGTGAATCACCGGCCGAGCAGCCGCTGCCATTCTTCGACCACAGCCCCGGAATCACCGGCATGCCCAGCGCACTCGTCCACTGCGCCGGATTGTTGCCCGTCCCGCCGGCATAGGCCTGCAGGTAGATCTTGTCCACAGCGCTACCCAGGTTGGTCTTCAACGACGCCCAGAAGCTGCGATTGGTGTAAGGCGCAAACGTGATCTTGTAACCCAGGCCAGCCAGCATTTTTCCGAACGCCGTCGCGGACGCCAGATCGTAAGCGCTCTCGTCGTCAAAATTGGCCGCATCCGCCCCGGTAATCTGCTTGAGCAGCTGGAAATTCCGGTACAGGATACTGTCCGGGCCAGTGCCGGAACCCGCGCCGGTGCCGTTGACCAACGCCTCAATACTTTCGAAATCCGTGGTGCCGCCTGCCCCGATCGATACCTCGATGCGATTGACCGAGGTGGGCGCCTGTTTAAGGGTCGCCAGTTCCGCCGACCAGCCGGTATTCGGACCGATATAGCTGCCATTGCTGATCAGCGGCTCGTCGTTGAGGTGCAGGTCGCCGTTGGTGTCGACATGCACGCTCCACAACATCACGGTAGTGAATCCGGACGCGCGAAGGTCGTTCATCACAGCGGTACCACCGCTGTAAAAGGGGCCACCACCGTAAATGGCGGATTCGGCGAGGGCGCTCCCGGAAAGGCAAAGGCTACCGGCGAGGATGAGTCCTAATAGGGATTGACGTGGACGCGCGATAGACATGACGATTTCCTTGTTGAGGAAGATGATGGCCGGCGATCACAACGGCCGGCGATCGAGCTGAATTGGGCCAGATAGCCCGTCATGAACTGTAGGATTAATCCGATAATTTAGTGCGATAACGTCGAGCATCCCATATGGAGTTCCCATGGGTACGCCAATTAGGTCACAATTACGCTCGTTAACCCTTTCCGGTTAATAGCCTGATTAACCGGGCAACCACCCTCTTAAATCATCACCGGGAGATGCCCATGGCCATCGATATCAAGAATCTCAACCTCAACCAGCTCAGCGAGTTGATCGCCAAGGCCCAGTCGCGCCAGAACGAAATGCGCAAGGACCGGATTTCCGACCTGCGCGATAAAATCAATGGCATGATCAAGGCCGAGGGTTTGACCTTTGATGAGGTGTTCGGCGTACGAGCCCCGAAGTCACGTCGTACCGGCACGTCCGTAGCGGCAAAGTACCGCAATCCGGACGATGCCGAACAGACCTGGTCGGGTCGCGGCAAGCGCCCCCGCTGGTTCAACGATGCACTGAAGGCTGGCAAGAAAGAAAGCGACCTGCTGGCCTGAGCCTCACGCTACACCGAAGAACCACGACCGACGCCAGACGGCTTGCCGTACTGGCGTCATTCGTATCCGCCCCCAGCGTCAGCGCTTCACGGGGAGTGGAGCAACGCTGTCACGATCGATCGTCCCCTCATCCCTCGCTATCGAGAAGCCCTCAAGCTCAAGGGGGTAACGCGTCGAATAGGCCGCTTTCTTGGAAAAAACACTGATGGTGACCGACGACGATGTAGCAACGAACGATGTGTGGTGAAATCTACCCGCTACGTACCGGTCACGCACGTCGGTCGCACCTGCTACCTCGATATCGACGCCCGGCTGAATGTACCGGGTCACGGAAATAATCCTGTACCGCTTTCCTCGAACGGTCATGACGTCGAATTCGAGCAACAGACGACGCACCTGATCCGCAAGGTATACCGGCATACCTTCAATAGTCGCCTGCTTCAAAGGATACCCTGTCGGGCCTGGCCGGCTATAGGCAAGCAGGCGATTTTCCGGAGCACCGAGGAATCCCGACCAGTGATAATGCACGAGATCGATAAACCCGCTGCCCGTGCTGTTTTTCCCGCCAGACCCGCCGCTGCCCACTCCAGCGTCTCCCGCGTCGGTATCTCCGTTAGTCCCCGAGCCACGTGTGCCGGCATTCTCCGAGCCCCCCGTACTACCTGTTTCGCCCGTACTACCTGTGCCGCCCGAATTACCCGTGCCGCCCGAATTACCTGTGCCAACCGAATTACCTGTGCTTCCCGCGCCAGCATTACCGGGAGAGACACTTTCGCCCGAGCCACCCGCGCCGTGCTTCGCCAGAATCACCGTCGCGAAGAAGTCCTTTTTCCGGTTACACAAACCTTCGAAGTCGAGCTGAAGCGGAAAGCCCTGTCGTTGCACCACGTCCTGTAGCCAGGACCGTGACAGCGGGAACCGGACGGTCGTCCCCAGGTCACGTGCCGTGATCGCGTACTTGTCTATCACCGTGGCAGTGGCGGAAGCCGCGGCGCTTACGCCGGTCATTCGCGTCGCTGCGACCACGACATGAATGCGGTCGCCGATGGTCATGCCCGCCCAGGGTTTCAATACTAACGTCGCGTCGTTCTCCAGCCTCGTCATGTCCAGATAGGGTGTGGTATTGCCGGCGTAAGTGCGGGCTTCCTCGATCGCAAGCGACGGACGATCCTCGACCGGGGGCAACGGGGCGCCGCCTGCCCCGGGTTTTGTGGCCGTCCCCGCTCCCTCAATCGACTTCCGTACCTCGTCTAGATTGACCACGTTAACGACGGCCACGGGCAAGGTCATGTAGCGAAACCCGGCCGCTGCCAGGGGGCGCTCGATGCTGACGACGATCTCGATGTCGGTGGCAGCGACCTTGGGTTGCCCGAGCAGCCACGACCTGGGCAAGCGAACGGCGACGCCCTTCTCGAGATGCGAAGCGGTCACCACCATGGCGTCCGCCAAATCGATGGTATCGGCCAGTAGGATCGAATCGACGAAACCGCGTGCCGACACCGTCAGGCGCTGGCCCGCGCGCATGAACGGCCAGCGCGGGACCCGGACGGTAAGGAACTCCGGGAGCGGCCGGTTCATGTCCAGGAACGGATGGCCCTTGCCGCCGGGTTTTTCCGTGGCCTCGTCGATCGACGCCTTGGGCAGCCGGGGATCGTTGGAGCTGTAGCCCCGAAGGGGAACGGACAGGGTATCGGAGGTTCGCGACAGGCCGTCGCGGGTGACGACGTAGCGGGCTTCGAACACGCCACCCAGCGCAGGGATGAGCTGATCCGCACTGACGCTTGCACTCGCATGACCGGTGGCCGCGGTCGCCAAGAGATCGTTCCATGGCGATCCAGGAACACGACACTGGAAACGCACTGCATCGTCTGGACGCACGTCAGCCGTCGAGGGCGTGGTGAGCGTGATGCCATCGGCCGACCGGGTGACATCGAGTGAGTCGCCATTCAGTGCATCGGTATGCGGTGGTGGAAGGTCGCCGATGGTCGCCGCAGCGATACGGACGGCCAGGGCTTTCGCAGGTAAGGGACCGATCACCGTCCCGTGGCGTTTCACCGTGTAAACCACCGGTATCGTCTTGCCAGCGTCCTTTGCCGCTTCCTGCCGAGGTACGTCGAAGACCATGACCCGCGGTGGCACACCTTGCACGACGCACGATCCCGAGGCCCTGCCTGCCCATTCCAGGGATACGTCATCCCCGTCCTGGAAGAGGCCGTTCGGCGTCAGCACGACTTTTACCGACGCATCGCGCAACGCAGATAACGCCAGTTCGTTGTCGGCGGATGCCTGCGGCAACGCCAGGTCGGGCCAGGATATCGCCACGGGCGCCTGGCTCAGGTTCACGGTAGCGACGCCGGAAAGCCATGTCGCCCTGTCCGCGTTGGCAAAGGCGACGGTTAGCCGCCATGTCTTCGCACGCAGTTCCTCGAGGCGACCGCGCGGCAGCATCCAGACCAGCCGATCCTGATCGTCCGCCTGGCCAACGATCATGCTCATTTCGAGGCTCTGGGCCGATTCTTCGCTGCGCATCCGCAGGGTAGCCACCCACTCAGCCGGAAAGGTCGACCCGACCGGCATGCGTACCTCGATGTCACCCTTTACCGTGGCCAGGTCAAGCAGCCCATCCACACTCTGTGGCACATCGGGCGCGGGAGGGACGGCCGCCTCACCGATAACCGGCCGGGTTCGGGTCGCCGACTCACGGATGCTCGCGCCGCGCTTCACCACGTAACCGGCAAAAACCATTCCGCCCACGAAGTAAGCCAGCCAGCTGCGGAGAATGCTGAATTCGTACCGCGTCATCACGGGGCCGTCCGGCGTCGAAAGGCCTTCCGTCCGGGGATCGTCGGGCATGCCAGGGCCAGCGAAGGTGGTCTCCAGATAAGGATTGAGGACCAGGCCGGTCGAGGTCGTACCCGTGAGCGTCAGGGTAATCTCGTCCCCGTCGACGACA
This DNA window, taken from Luteibacter sp. 9135, encodes the following:
- a CDS encoding DUF4124 domain-containing protein, yielding MRRCLALAILVTACPLVMAQAYKWKDAQGVTHYADTPPPGKVKYETVKTSGTAAAPAPATAPAAPAKAASTPPPPGIPVADNPANRTKLCDQLRKNMDVLGKDQVVSVDDGKGGTQPLDDAGKKRQVETTQAQMTLYCK
- a CDS encoding proline--tRNA ligase; this encodes MRLSQFHLATVKEVPADAEIASHQLMLRAGMIRKLASGLYTWSPLGLRIMRKVEAIVREEMVRAGAIEVLMPSVQPRELWEETGRWEKFGGQLLKIKDRKEQEFCYGPTHEEVITDFARNELKSYKQLPLNFFQIQTKFRDEIRPRFGVMRAREFLMKDAYSFHLTPESLGDTYKVMYDAYSRIFTRLGLTFRAVDADTGAIGGSASHEFQVIADSGEDAIAFSDGSSYAANIEKAEAMAPGIERPLPSAELVRVATPTQRTIEEITAFLGVPAAQTVKTILVRGVEGLVALVVRGDHDINEVKAAHLPELPDTSELASEADILAAIGTRAGFIGPVGLPDTIPVIVDRSAAVLADFVCGGNQDGTHYTGANWQRDARINRVADIRKVVDGDTSPDGHGTLRLARGIEVGHIFQLGQKYAEAMGARVLDNNGKMATMYMGCYGIGVSRIVAAAIEQRHDDAGMIWTDAMAPWRVAVCIINPKNDPLVTEAAESLYQTLSQAGVDAVLDDRGLRPGPMFADMELIGIPHRVVVSGRGLEAGTFEYRARTDAEARNITRDDLLALLNP
- a CDS encoding H-NS histone family protein, with protein sequence MAIDIKNLNLNQLSELIAKAQSRQNEMRKDRISDLRDKINGMIKAEGLTFDEVFGVRAPKSRRTGTSVAAKYRNPDDAEQTWSGRGKRPRWFNDALKAGKKESDLLA